A genomic region of Cydia amplana chromosome 5, ilCydAmpl1.1, whole genome shotgun sequence contains the following coding sequences:
- the LOC134648029 gene encoding zinc finger protein SNAI2-like: protein MLVEDSQNSRAMMTKKYAHCPLKKRPVLVREERPATPPTTPPHPAHLATTLYYDYPSCVSENDEPENLSTKPEDLSKTGNYPNKASSPVAAAAIKVEPREWPQHQLEYLAACRARLEPTPAPIELARPTPQYAYLPALYAPYPMEEIYPTAPSLSPPVHSHLYSRYSPASPPSSISPPPCPEDLRSPGSVSSDSGVSVSGQRRPRYQCPDCAKSYSTYSGLSKHQQYHCAAAEGSLARKSFSCKYCAKVYTSLGALKMHIRTHTLPCKCHLCGKAFSRPWLLQGHIRTHTGEKPFSCHHCRRAFADRSNLRAHLQTHSDVKKYSCSGCGKTFSRMSLLSKHLESGCGSPGSPSFEYRPEALPAAHAHQPHQPTPTIHAY from the exons ATGCTCGTTGAGGATTCGCAAAATTCTCGCGCAATGATGACGAAAAAATATGCGCACTGTCCGCTGAAGAAGCGGCCGGTGTTGGTGCGGGAGGAGCGGCCGGCGACGCCGCCCACTACGCCGCCGCACCCCGCCCACCTCGCCACTACACTTTATTATGACTATCCTTCTT GTGTTTCGGAAAACGACGAACCAGAAAACCTAAGCACGAAACCAGAAGACTTGTCGAAGACCGGCAATTACCCAAATAAGGCGTCGTCGCCAGTGGCCGCAGCCGCCATCAAGGTGGAGCCCCGCGAGTGGCCCCAGCACCAGCTGGAGTACCTCGCCGCCTGCAGAGCTCGCCTCGAACCCACTCCGGCGCCGATCGAACTCGCACGCCCCACGCCTCAGTACGCCTATCTACCTGCACTCTACGCCCCCTACCCAATGGAAGAAATTTACCCTACCGCACCCTCCCTATCACCGCCGGTCCATTCTCACCTTTACTCCCGATATTCGCCTGCGTCCCCACCGTCTTCTATCTCGCCTCCTCCGTGCCCCGAAGATCTCCGGTCTCCCGGCTCAGTATCTTCAGACTCCGGAGTATCTGTGTCCGGTCAGAGACGCCCTCGCTATCAGTGCCCAGACTGTGCAAAGTCTTACTCCACTTATTCCGGTCTCTCTAAGCATCAGCAATATCACTGCGCGGCCGCCGAGGGCAGTCTCGCACGCAAATCCTTCAGCTGCAAGTATTGCGCAAAAGTATACACTTCGCTGGGAGCCCTCAAGATGCACATCCGTACGCACACACTGCCCTGCAAGTGCCACTTATGTGGAAAGGCTTTCTCTAGACCATGGCTCCTCCAGGGTCACATTCGCACCCACACTGGAGAAAAACCGTTTTCTTGCCACCACTGCCGCCGGGCGTTCGCCGACAGATCGAACCTGCGAGCTCACCTGCAGACGCACTCTGATGTTAAAAAGTACTCGTGTTCCGGGTGCGGCAAGACATTTTCCCGGATGTCGTTGCTGAGCAAACACTTGGAGAGCGGGTGTGGCAGCCCCGGCAGCCCGTCCTTCGAGTACCGGCCCGAAGCGCTGCCCGCGGCGCACGCGCACCAGCCGCACCAGCCGACGCCGACCATTCATGCCTACTAA